CCCATGCCGGGGCTGCAGACGGGCTGCAGCGGGAGTACGACGCAGTGGTGATCGGGGCAGGTAACACGGCGTGAGGGagccggtgctgggctgcagggagccagcagggacaccagggcaggtggggggggtGGCCAGGTGGGGACCACGGTGGCGCCGGGCACGTTGCAGCCCCCCAGTGTGCTCCTTGTGCCAGGGAGGGTGCAGGGGTCTTGCACAGCTGGGCACACATTGCAGCCCCCCAGCATGCTGCTTgtgcagggcacagctggagcATCTGCTTTGAGCACTTCTGTCCCCCTCCCCTGCACAGCTAGGGCCAGCGCTATAGGGACAGGGGAGGATGCTCCCTGTCACCTGTATCCCTGCGTCCAGAACCCTGTTATTTGGGTGGTTGTGCCttgtgctgtggggctgccctgctgccaggctcGGCtcatctccctctttcttttcaggGCACAACGGGCTGGTGGCAGTGAGTACCAAGCAGGGTGCTATCGCCTCCATTGCTGGGGGACAGTGGGGGACCAGGGAGGGTCTGTGCCATGGGCAAGGGACGGTGTTGGTGGCAGGgcccatggggctgggggctcccacAGGGCTGTGGGGAGTGGGGCCCTCCCTGGTGAGGGGGGCACTGTGTGCTGGAGTGCACACCTCGGGGTGATGAGATGTCCCACCCGGGGGGATGGGCAGCATGACACCACGCTCCCCCCAGGCTGCCTACCTGCAGCGGGCAGGGGTGCGCACGGCCGTGCTGGAGAAACGCCACGTGCTGGGCGGCGCGGCCGTCACAGAAGAGATTGTGCCAGGTATCCCTGTGCACCCCTtgtccccctgccccaagccagccctgggcacctcccaccaccccacgTCTTCCAGGCTTCAAGTTCTCCCGGGCGTCGTACCTGCTCAGCCTGCTGCGGCCACAGATCTACGCCGAGCTGGAGCTGCAGGTACCGGCACCCATCCCTTGCCGGGCTGCCGGCACCTCCCGGCACACTGGCAGGGGTGAGCCCGCTGCCAGGCCGTCCCCGCAGGGTGGGTCCTGCCGTCTCTGTCTTGCAGCGGCATGGCCTGAGGGTGCTCCCACGGGACCCCTACTCCTTCACCCCGCTGCTGGAGGACAGGagccccccccgctccctcctgctGGGGCACGACATGGCCCAGACCCAGCGGCAGATTGCTCAGTTCTCCCAGAAGGATGCCCAGGTACCGTGGGGGCATGCACCCGGCACAGCAAAGCCCCCGAGGGGCTGCACTGCCCAGCggagcagcagggatgctcctgggtGGGGTATCCATTGCACCCACCATGGCGCAGTCCCTCTTGCCCCCCCTCTGTCCCCTTTCAGGCTTACCCTGAGTATGAGGCATTCATGGGGGGCTTGGTGTCGGCCCTCGACCCGCTGCTGGATGCCCCCCCGGTGGATAcagctgccctggggcagggctcccTGATCCAGCGGCTCAGGGCCCTGCAAGCCCTGTGGCCCCTGCTGCGGGCAGGTATGTTTGGGATGCCAGGGGACCCCGATGGCAACGGGTGCTTGCCCGCACCTGGAGTGGATGATGCTCCTTCCCAGGGCACAGGCGCCCCAGGAGCTCCAGCTGGGCTGGCAGGCCAGCAGGCTTgcccactgcctgtccccaaaCCCAGCCGGGCACAGGCAGCTGGCCCTGGCACGGCTGTGCAGGTCTCACACTgcctctgcacccccagggctggcgctggggaggcagctgcccCGCTATTACGAGGTGCTCACAGCCCCCATCTCCAAGGTGAGTGCCAGCAGGAGTGGCACAGAGCCACCAGCCGCATCCCTGCCTGCCTACGAGGGTGCtgcagcagccccccaccccaagccTGGCACTCTCCTTTTCTCCTGGGCCAGATCCTGGATCAGTGGTTTGAGTCGGAGCCCCTGAAGGCGACTCTGGCTACTGACGCGGTGATTGGAGCCATGGCCAGCCCCCACACACCTGGCAGCGGGTGAGGGTCCCTTTCCCCCAGGGCTCATGGCTGCAATGTCCCCCCGTGCCATCCTCTGCGCTGGCAGCTCCTTGGCTCTGCTGTGCCCTGGTACCCCATGCCCTGCCCCACTGCCTCTCCCTCCCGCTGCCCGCTCAGCCTTGCCAGGGTGGCTCAGGGGTTGGTGctgggcaaagggctgtcccccATCCCTGCCATATGGCTCTCCTGAGTGGGTCCCACTGCCCTGTTGCTGTTTGGACCCCTCTGTCCCCAAGTCAGGTCAAGTCCTGGCCAATGGGTACTCCCTGTAACTGATTTGGCATCCTACGAACTGGCATGGTCCCATCTATGGGGGCCGTGGCACCATCCTCACCATGCCCACGCAGGGGACAGACCTGTCCCCTCAGACGGCAGCTAACCTGGGGTCCTGCTGCCACAGGTACGTGCTGTTGCACCACGTGATGGGCGAGCTGGAGGGACGGCGGGGGGCCTGGGGCTACGTGGCTGGCGGGATGGGGGCCCTGTCCCAAGCCATTGCCCGCGCAGCAGCTGCCCAGGGAGCCCACATCTTTGCTGAGAAGGTACAGGGTGTCTGGGTGCGGGCAGCTGCCTGGccagcctgcaggcagcggggaTGCTCTTGGTGAGCCCCTGTCTTCCCCCCGCCCAGGCGGTGTGCCACGTGCTGCTGGGCAGGGACGGGCGGGCGCAGGGCGTTGTGCTGCAGGACGGGACGGAGGTGAGGAGCAAACTGGTGCTGTCCAACGCCTCCCCGCAAATCACCTTCCTGGAGCTCACCCCCCAGGTATGGGGcacatggggctggcaggggcttgGTGTGGTGGCCCGGTTGCCCCCCTCACTGTGGGCTCTGCCCCGGCCTCTCCCACCCCAGGAGCAGCTGCCAAAGGATTTTGTCCAGCGGATCCGGCAGGTCGACACGCGCTCCCCCGTCACCAAGATCAATGGTAGGTACTGGCAGGGCCACCGCCGCCACTGTCCCCACTGGAGGGACACTGGCACCAGGCTCAGCAAGAGGCTGCATGCCACTTCCCCCATCCCCCCTCCCATGCCCAGTGGCGGTGGATCGGCTGCCCAGCTTCCTGGCTGCCCCCAACACCCGCGATGGCCgccccctgccccaccaccaGTGCTCCATCCATCTCAACTGCGAGGGCACCCACCTCCTGCACCAGGCCTTCACTGAGGCCACCTGCGGGCACCCCTCCAGCAGGTAGGAGCCTGCACTGGCACACCTTGgtgccccggggaaggggcaggtCAGTCATGGCAGGCAGTGCTGGAGGAAGAGGTTTGGGGTGGCTGGGtccccctctgcctgcccagctAGTGTCCTGCTCCCCCAGGCCCATGATCGAGCTCTGCATCCCCTCGGTGCTGGACCCAGGGctggccccgcggggctgccacgTCGTGTCCCTCTTCACCCAGTACACCCCCTCTGCGCTGGCGGGCGGGCAGCTGTGGGACGAGCAGGCCAGAAATGCATACGCAGACACAGGTACGTAATGCATACATGGACCCAGGTAACACCAGGAACGCTGGTCCCTGCCcatgggcagagctgccctggagctGCTCAGGGGCCGGCCACCGTGTCCCCCCCAAGCTGCCTGCCAGTCCCTTCATCCCTCTCTAGTGTTTGACTGCATTGAAGCCTATGCCCCGGGGTTCAAGGCATCCGTCATCGGCAGGGACATCCTGACGCCACCAGACCTGGAAAGGATATTTGGGCTGCCCGGAGGGGTGGGTGCCACGTGGGCTCAGCTCTGAGCATCGCCCCGGTGTCAGCATTGGTGGGCATACAGTCCTGGGCCAGGCACAGCCAGCTCACACAGGGCTCTGCTTGCAGAACATCTTCCATGGAGGGATGTCTCTGGACCAGCTGTACTTTGCCCGGCCGGCACCATCCTACTCAGGCTACCGGTCCCCAATTCCCAGCTTGTACCTGTGTGGAAGTGGAGCCCACCCTGGTGAGTAGGGCTGGGAGCCGGGACcctcctggggggctgcaggaggaggacagGTGTGCGTGGAAGAGGTGCAAGGGCAGCACGAAGTGGTGGGAGGGTGTCCACTCCCCTCTCTGCCCTCGCATGGGCAGggagatggggcagctccactgGTGCAGCCCTGGGCCCCATCTCCTAGGGctggagctgcctgctgctctccaTTTCTGCTCTCTTGCAGGAGGAGGAGTGATGGGAGCAGCAGGACGCAATGCTGCCCGGGTGGCCCTGGAGGACTTCAGGCGCCTGTGATGGCAGTGGTGACATCAACTTCGCCTATGCAGGGTTGTGGTTGCAGCGAGCCATGCAGAGCCCTGATCGTCCTCAACTTGCTTCCCATGCACCGCAGGACAGCAGCATCCCCTGAGAgcgggggggtgcggggtggCAGGGTCCCTTGTGCTCCCAGCTGCTTCTGTCACCTTGAACACGTGGCTGGTCCCAGCCCGCTGCAGCCCAGCCTTGCCTGGGTGGCTCCTGGGCACCCAGCGGCCATGATGAGTCTCGCTCAGCCCCTGTCTGCACACATGGAAATAAACCCTGGCATGGGCTCTGTCCTGAGCACTCTTGCTGTGGTTTTTCAGCTCTTCGTGCAACTCCCAATGTGCCGGCATGGGGGGCTGCACTGTGCCATCTGCACTGtggctggtgatgcagcccaggggaGCTGCCAGAGGGGACAGGCATGTCCCAAAGCAGTGAATGGGGACAACCAGCCCCTTGCCCTCTCCTCTGCTCACTGATGCAGTCTCAGGTGCGTGCAGGGCTATTTGGCTGGAGCCActcagccctgggctggcccAAGGTGCTTAGAACAAGCAGGGAACCAGGGAGCTGCTTGAGACCTGCTTTGCTACCTGGAGCCCCCAAACTGTCCTCTGTCCCCCCGGCCCTCGGTGGCTGCGTGTACAGCAGCCACGCGCCCAGCAGCTCAGAGGCTGCAGAGTCCAGGACCGGCAGctgccccccccgtgccccgcacccccccccaTTCCTGCCGGGAGCTGCCTGCACGTGTTCTGGCCCCATCCCTCCATCCGCAAGGCAGATGCTCCGTGCAGCCCAGCAGCTCCCGCCGGCCACCCCTCAGCCAGCGGCAGGCCCGGGGTGTGCCCCTCTCCCGGGCTGCTGCCGGGAGCCGCTCGCTGCAGATTACAGAGCTCacatcctctccctgccctcttccTCCCCCGGACAATGCTCCTGATTCAGCCGCCCGCCTCGCCTCCCGCCGGGCCCTAAATACGGTGCTGCCAGGCTGAGCTGTTGCACCTGAGCTGGCTGAATCAATATTGACCGGCCAGGAATAGTCCCGCAGCCCTCTGAGAATAGCCCCGCacgcccgcccccccgcccacAGCTTCCCGCGCAGGGGGCTGCCCTGCTGCCGGCGCCGTATTTTTAGCTGCTGCAGTTGCTggctgcccggggctgcaggTGCTGGCACCCAGTGAGCCCTGAGGGCTGGGCTGGACGGGGATGACAGTGAggggggacacccccagcctGGCAGGGTCACACTGAGCAGCAGGACACAGTGTCCCCACTGCTGCGGGTTGAGGCTGGCAGGTCCCAGGTGTGGGAGAGCCCACCGGACCCCCCGCTGCCCTCTTCTTGCTGCCcccaggagcagaggcagagctgggagtgGGACCCAACACCCAcctgccctgcacccctgccGGTATCTGCCTTGGGGGCACTCGGGGTGGGGGGTTCCTGGCCTCACACTTGAGGAATTGAGCTCCAAAACGTCGAGACACGAATGAGTCATGGG
Above is a genomic segment from Calonectris borealis chromosome 7, bCalBor7.hap1.2, whole genome shotgun sequence containing:
- the PYROXD2 gene encoding pyridine nucleotide-disulfide oxidoreductase domain-containing protein 2 encodes the protein MAAGVWARLGMGCPSRWLQGWHLPPGLPGARLAHAGAADGLQREYDAVVIGAGHNGLVAAAYLQRAGVRTAVLEKRHVLGGAAVTEEIVPGFKFSRASYLLSLLRPQIYAELELQRHGLRVLPRDPYSFTPLLEDRSPPRSLLLGHDMAQTQRQIAQFSQKDAQAYPEYEAFMGGLVSALDPLLDAPPVDTAALGQGSLIQRLRALQALWPLLRAGLALGRQLPRYYEVLTAPISKILDQWFESEPLKATLATDAVIGAMASPHTPGSGYVLLHHVMGELEGRRGAWGYVAGGMGALSQAIARAAAAQGAHIFAEKAVCHVLLGRDGRAQGVVLQDGTEVRSKLVLSNASPQITFLELTPQEQLPKDFVQRIRQVDTRSPVTKINVAVDRLPSFLAAPNTRDGRPLPHHQCSIHLNCEGTHLLHQAFTEATCGHPSSRPMIELCIPSVLDPGLAPRGCHVVSLFTQYTPSALAGGQLWDEQARNAYADTVFDCIEAYAPGFKASVIGRDILTPPDLERIFGLPGGNIFHGGMSLDQLYFARPAPSYSGYRSPIPSLYLCGSGAHPGGGVMGAAGRNAARVALEDFRRL